The sequence below is a genomic window from Chanos chanos chromosome 16, fChaCha1.1, whole genome shotgun sequence.
GCTTCTGAGGCGGTGTAAAGATAGAGGAAAACTAAAAGGAGCTTACTCTGGGAGACTCTTTAGATATAAAGGAGAACAAGAAGGAGTgctataaaaacacaaagaggaccggaaaaaaaccccaaatagacagaaagaaaaaccccTAATCCTTCAATATAATCTCTAAAATCAAGGTGATTCGCCATTCTACTGGAGCACTAAATACTTATGCTTCATATACATCTACTAGACCACATAAGTAGATTACAGAGTACTTTTTAAGATGGATTGTTGTCACTCTTCAAAATGAATGTCACTACTAtctcattgtattttttttctgtgttggaATCTTTTAGAGTCTAGATCTAGTTAAACCTACACCTCAAAGATACAGAAACCTCAGGCCTTTTCGACACAACATCTTCTGTGAGGGTGGCGAAATTTATTCAAACCTTCTAAATATCGTAAAAATATGACAGCTTGTGTACCGACTTTGTTGGAAATTGAGAGTTTGTCAAACATTGTGAGTCAGGGCATTCACACTAACACTGGATGAGTGTGAGACTATTGGCATGTATCATGACTGTTCATTataactcatttttaaaatgtgtcaaaGACTAAGCCTgcatttacagttttatttattttaaagaggTCAGAAGTAATCTATGACCTCTAGAGAAGGATTTCAGCATTTGTAGAGACGGAACTGAGTCTCATAAAACCCcagaacattaaacaaaacctCAAGAGTGAACAGGTCATTATTTAAGATAGGCAGTTTATTCTAGTCTTGAGACTTAGCCCAGCACTCAATTTAGTGAGTCATAGTCTGGTTTCCCAGACTAGTGACAGACAAAAAaccaagcaagcaagcaagcacccccccccaaaaaaacccccagattCTCAGTATAGTGAAATTTATCGTGTAACTGTGCTTGATCTGTGTCTGAAGAACTGAATGTTTTGTAGAACTGTTTTGCAGAACATGTGATCTAGAACTTTCTCCTTAAACTCAAATCTCTTACGTATTGAACTCGAAATCAAAAATCCAAAAACGGTTCTCCTCTGGCGTTGGGGTGCGGCATTGAGCATTGTGAGCTCACGCGTCCTTTGTGCGCGCATTTGCTCTCGCTAACCCAAGGTCTCTCATCGTGCTTTCCGTATGAAAGCCCCAGGCCATGTGAAGCGATGCGGAGTTAATGAACTCAAAGGTCAAAAGACACTCCGGGTTCTCGCATATCATTATTTTTCACATTCGCATACGTACACCTTCTTTATTAAAATGCGAAAAACAATGTATGCGAGCGTTCTTGTTCGTTAACGATTATGCCCGATTGAATTCATAACTGTACTCTTTGCTAATAATTAAGTCACAGCCCTGATAACGGATAATTACATTACTAGCgaaatgaaaacatcatttcatgGATTATGGATAGCCTCTGATGAATTCTTATCAGATTATGTTGGATTATCTGTGGAAAGTGAACACGCACTTCAAAAACCAAGAGGACGGTTTGACGCTTTATTTGTGACTCTCcacataaatgaaacatatttacaaacataAGGCAATGACAGCCATAACAGATATACACTGTAATGGTATACAGTGAGGTGTAGTGAAGAAAGACGTCAAGTCTCCAcatctcctcctctcatccgtttgttgttttgtcaaaaGCGAGTCTCTCTGTATTCCACAGCATTCGGGCTCAGTACGCTCTCTTTCGCCGCTCtgtatctcttttctttttcttttacttctcCCATCCCTTGCCTCCAGGCTGGGTGGGTAGTCTCAGGCCGACCAGGGAGGCCACCTCCTCGGGGCTGCGCTCCCCTTTTCCATGATACAGGTTGTGGAGCTCTTGGTGGTGTCGGGTGGAGTTGAGCAGACACAGGTAGGTGTGGGAGGCGTGTAGAGCCTCTCTCTGGGCGCGGCAATATCTCGCACCTGTCACCTGAGAAAgtgagcataaaaaaaaaaaaaaaacccagatattGAGATATTCATTTATATCAAATATTCAGTATCAGATACCGAATAACTTAAGTGTGGcaataaataaactgtaataGCTGTGATCACTGAGTCAGTCAATATGCTGTCGTGTGGATTAATTTAGGTTCTAATGATAGGTTCTTCACTGCTAGAAACAACTGTACGACTGCAagatttcatgtgtgtgtaacgATTGTGTGTACAACTCATGTCGTAAACAGACGTTGAAAAGAAACCATGCATTAGTGTAAAAACGAGAGCTCGTGCTGACAGAGGCTGAGGCGACGCGTTAAGAGTTGCTTATGGACAGAGACGACACCATGTGTGCTTACGGATTACGACACCGAACTCTTCCAAATCCACTTCGCAGGACTCACTTAACATACAACAAGCTGGAAGCTTAGATTTCCATTGTTCCACTTCACACCATCCACAGCAAGGTCACAAGAGTTCACGTTCGTGACATGCTATCTACTACTGTAAACTGACATGTATCGCATGCGCTGCATGCACCCTATTATGCTTATCAAAACGATTCCCACGGTCACCTTGGACATGGTCAAAACTAGACACATTATGCAGTGGACTGCATACATGATGCCGTGTAAGACTACTTCACCAATTCGGCGTTTCAAATGAAACAAGTCTGCGGTTAAATGAAGGATATATATAGCTGTTGTTATTGGTTAGCCAACCAGCTAGCTGAGTGAGCTTTTCAGCGGCCACATTGTACTCAGTAACTGCGCTTGCGACACAGGACATGTAATGTTACATAAGACATCATACCTGATTTTTACGGAATTGGTCCATAACATAATTGTAagccattgtttgtttgtattctgGTCCCTTTAAAGCGCGAATCTCTTTTAATATGCCACGGCATATTCGGAGTGGCGAGGTCATCGCAGCCATCTTAAACCATGACCGACAGCAGCGCGGCTTAATCAAACATCGAGCGCGTCGATTCAGATTGAAATACTTGCTCTAGCATCTTGATAGTCAACTCAGATTATGTAGTCTGAAATGACATGAgttgaacaacaacaataaactcCGAGAGTTCTTACATTCGGGGCAATTTACACTATAGCAAACTGTGTCTAAAATCTCTTAACTTTAGAAGGAAGTTAAGGAATTCTTTCAGTAAATTGATGTTAAAACAATACACTtagatttcatttcagttcaccAAGCACTGCGTTTAATTTTAAACCGTTAATTTCAAACAGCCTAGCTATTAAAAGCTGATCTGAGACGGGCGACTTATTGGATAAAATCTGAGGAGAAGAAGAATAGAGCGAACGTTATATGTTTGTTTCACGCGCCTGTTGTTGATAATTAAATGTCGCTGCTTGAAAACCGTTTAGATTAGTCATCCAATATGcatagttcatttttttcagagacCAATTAATCAACCTTGCTGGAGACACTGAAATTGAGTCACTAATAAGTGTacaaaattatataaaaaaaaaagtgttagtaGGCTACTAAACAGCGGTAAGTGCACGTATCTTCATACACAATGTTAATTTTCGCTTCTTGATCCAAATTTCACTTAACCTACTTTATATTTTTGTAAACCTGCGGGGTAAAGATTGTGGTCAAACAATATTCTTTCACTGCTAAAACGTTTCGTTAAATCACAttccaaaggaaaaacaaacaaacaaaaaaaaacgtgcgTTTCTCGTGGGAAGAATTTGCTATGCTTTGAGATATACCAATGTCAGTTTTTTcctttgtggaaaaaaacacaaccagttATAATTTAACAACTTTGACTATGCCATTCCTTAACCAGGGGAGGTAACTTCACTTTTTCATTCCTACCTCATTATATATGGACATTTTCCATGACCTTAAACCAATTCTATCTACTTGAACTTTGAACTATACGGTATAGAATCGCTGATGTGGTTACTTTTGTACTCCCAGCACTGAAACATAGGGAGCAGCATTGGTCCACGTTTTAGTTTAAGAAGTTCGACCCCTCTCCTTTCAACCCTCTCTGGTCCCAGAAGAAGGGTTCTGGTGGAGTGGGTGGAGTATTAGAGCAGATAGGACTGTGATCGTTTATGTATTTTGTTGGTGGGAAACTGGAGAATGCAGCTggctcttttcctctgtcatgaaaagaacctgtttttttttgtttgttttttttgtcatttgtctggGATAAAGGAGTTCGGTGAGTGGCCTTACTCTTCTTGGTTAGAAACAATCTGCCCACATTCTAAGAGCCtgaaactttcttttcttttttcattttcaaaatttgcATTCAATATTCCTTGGAAATTAGTTGGCGGTGTTTCATTCTGATTAACATTCTTGGCCCAAATTTTTGCTTGTTCTTACTTAGTTTGGGTGTatcctattttttttccacatagcATCTGGAGCAGGCCTCTCTGATAAATCCCATCTGAATAATATGAGAGATTTCTGAGCTGGGGGAAAGATTTCCATGCCTTGGTTGGCAGTGAACGGGAATACAGACTGCTCTGTCCTTGAGGCCAACACCATTGTCTTTGCTCAGACATCGTTCAGTTCATTAGCTAATTATCACTTGATTCGCTCACACAGGTTTGATTGTGCCAAGGAAACCCCACAACACCGTGGGCCTCCGGGAACAGGCTTTGGGAAACAGTcgtatattttaatatttcagttatCTTTTTTCCACGTGTGACATAAGTCTAGTTTGACTTGTTAATTGTTGCGTGGACACCTCTGGCACTTCCTCGCAGACTCGGACATACTACTGGAGCGACGGATCTGTGGAGAAGTTTTGTTACAGGCCTAATCTTGCACACCTGATGCCCTTGATTAATCCAGGGGGTTCCTCACGACCTTGATTAACTGAGTCTGCTACAGTTTTGTAAGGCCGGGAACCAAAGCACGTGTAGTCAGAGACATAGCTGCGACTCTCTGATGAGGTTGGTCCCCATGAGTCTTCCtttgctgtctttttcttctggATTGGTGAGAGCTGAATATTTGACACGTGGAGCAATTGTTTAGGCCACAGGTCTACTGAGGGTTTGTTTTTAGAGAGGAGTGTCAGGGTGGAAAGGAAGCAAGACAcgttgtgtgttttggaatggGCGCGTGACGCGTGTGTTTTGGAACTGGTGCGGGACGCGTTGTGTGGTTTGGAACTGGCGCGGgacatgttgtgtgttttggaatgcGGTAGTCAGTGGTCCGCTGGGGGATGGAATGGGCATGCTGAAGATCAGGCACGTTCTGATTTAGTTTTGTGAACTTGCATTGAATTAACACTTTGTCAAAGCTGTTGCATAGAATTAACTATGCTTTTTCATGGATGTGAAGCAGCAGAAGGGTTTAAGGGGAAGTCAGTTCCAAAGGAGAGGTACCACAGACACGCTCCTAGCACAGGATACATGGGGCAAGTTTAGCGAAATCTGTGGAAATTCATCAGTAAATGAGACGTCCAATAGTTATGAAGTCATGTAACATCCAATTTGTGGCCTGTTAAGGCAACGTCATCATtgacaaatgtttgtttattaaatggcaaaataaaacaaacaactgggAAACTGCCAAACGTTATCCTGGTGGTCCCCTGTCACTCCTCtctttaaacacatttacacaggtCAACGTGTTACATTTtgcttgtgtgagtgtcttgGAATATATTTATCATTGTCTCTTGGATGTTCATGTGTTTTTGCTCAATGTTTCTCGACTAAttgtcattcttcttttttatgtAACCTTTAGTATCCTGTATTATTTCCAGCAATAAACTCCTTTAGGGATACTGAATTAATGAAACATAAGGGATTGGGTTGTGACCTCTTGACAAAATACAACATGTCATCTTATTTTTGCTCCACAGATTTGACATCAAAACTCTGATCCTTGGCTACTCTGTGAACCAAGTGGTCTTAACATAACAGGTAAGacgcacaccacacaaacctcGGACATGGCAGAAGAAGGGCGACATGCAAGAAAGAATTCCAAAGCGAGGAAAACCATGAGACCCAGCAACAGACAACAGCTTGACTTCCTTCACGCCACGTTCGGAAAGTCTAGCGTTTGTTGGTCCGCTGAGAAGAAGAGGCGCTTCGAAAGAGAAATGCCCAAGACGCcaaaggcaggcaggcagagcagGGGAGCTTTCCCGTACGGGAGAGAAACGTCCCTCTTCCCCCCCGTTTCAACGTCGACTCCGGACCCGCGCGTCCACCGGTCCCCGTCTCTTTGTAGGAGTGAGAAGAAGGACTCATCAGCCGTTTTACAGCAGTGTTCCCCTGTGTCAAAGGATGCAAAGGGGAGACGAGAGTGTTATCCTCCTAGaaaagagacaaagggagacAAGCGAGGCCTGGGAAAAGCGATGGGGATTGGAGGTGTTTTCTTACCTGACTGTAAGGTGTGTTGAGAGAGTTCATATGTCGCTCTGCTCATAGGCCTTATAAACATaagatgacagaaaaacatttttttttattacaaacaGTCCTGAAACGGTACATTAGAAAACAATGGGAACCATTTGATGTATTGTGTAGTGGCCTTGTGGGTAAAAAACATTAAACGTATACCTCATggataaataaacattaaatacaaattgttgaatgaatgaaaaatgatgttGACTCCTTCATGCTCTGGCGGCTCAGAATCACAATAATTCctgtcaataacttttttttttctcctttagaACAAACATTCGAAGCTAAAAACGGATCAAGAAGTTGTACCCGCATGCCCCAGTGACGCAGAGGCAGATTTGACGGGCAGCGCGCAGCCGAGTGACCAACGGAAAATTCCGGTTGCGCGGTCACTCCGGTCGTCTCCCTTCGGGATGGGAAACACGACGGCGTCCAGCCCATCTTCCTCCGCGAGCTCCAGGTTGACTTCCAGTTCTGAACAGGAGCTGCTCCTGTGGCTCagtgaagatgaggaggaaCCGGAGGAGAAGAGCAAGGTTTCCTTCAGTCAAAGAGAAACCGTctccagaggaggagaaggaggaggaggagaccaTCACGAATCGAAAGACATTGGTCAtagaacagagaggagggaagaacaAATCAAAGCAGAGTCGGTGGAGGCAGAGGAAATGAGGTCGGATAAAGGGGAGTCAAGGGTGGAGAGGAATTTCGCAGATCCTTCTCCGTCATCCTCAGCTACGCCCGTTTTTGGAAAAACAGGTGATATGAAAATGTTAACAAACCCCGTGTAAGACATGTCAGTGATGGGGGAAAGGACCACGCGTCTCGTCTGTTGCCTTTTTGACTTATGCTTGGAATTTTGGAGCGTTTGGGTGAACTTTGTAAAAGTCTCCAATGGTTATGTTGGAGCCTGTTATGTATTTTTTGGACACTTGTTTAACTTCAGACACTTGATAACAGAACCCAGCCTTTTTTTCCTGGCAAGTTAGCAGGAGTGCACTTTTCTAACTCTCAGTCGCATTAATTATTGGGGCCTAGTGTGATTCAGTCCAGaataaaatgccattttgaagtGGATAGAAATGCAGCCTCACCCCACAAAAAACACTCTTCACGCAAGGGATGTTCTCAATGCAATGTGTAACATAAGCTGATACTGAGACTAAACAATGTTCTCAAAACAGGGGAGGAAATGGGCGACGCGTTCACTCCAAGGAAGCGCTATCTCTCTGAACGCTCTGACCTTGTGAAGAGTGAATGTGCCGCGGAGGACAAGACAGAGGGGAGGGACGAAAAAAGGCAGAGACTGgaagaggaggtgatggagacacATTTGGAGCTGAAGTTTACCCAAAATGCAGAGCGTCAACAAAATTTAGAGAAGGTCAGTgtccaaaaagagagagggggaaaaaaaaaaagtgaatctaTTTCGCTGCAGCCAAAGCACCCTCACAGAACATGGCTGATGTAGATGTGTCTAGgaattctagaacattctgtttgGATCTGTAAATGGACACTCACAAAGAACTGAAGTTATGTTCACAAACCAAGTATATGACAGCAAAAAGTGGTTAATTTAGTGTTCGGCTCAGATAGTTAATAAAAAAATTTGATGACAAGATTGCCATACTTTTTGGTATGAGTCCCTCAAACTGTCCAGGCTTAATGATTTATCAgcatgttgctgtttttttttttgttttttttttgtttttttttttaatctgttttcacacactgtgCATCTTTGTGATGTTATTAAGTGTTTGTATGAAGAGGCTGTTCGGTCggttaacaaaacaaaaaaaaaattcaaaagctACTTGCTGACTTGTGTTCGCTCATGGTGTTGTTCATCCTGTCTTCTCTTTGCCTGTGTGGTCCCCGCAGATGATTCAGCGGCTGGTGGAAGAGCGGCTGCGACTCCAGCTAAGCGTGTTTGATAAGAGCCTGCAGGAgctcagacagagagtggagacgATCGAGTTTGTAACCGAACAGCACAATGTGCTCAAGAGTCTTCAGGTCGGTGGAAatcagttcttttctttcttaggACAAATAAGCCCTTACTGCTAGTGCCAGGACGTATGCATTTCAGCAATGAATGTAATGTTTGACTGAACagttaaactgagagaaagatgcTGAATAATGCAGCGTGATGAGGGACCGTTGGTCTCCTATGTATTGTGAAATACACTCTCAATTCATAATTCTCTGATACTTAAAACTCAGTGAAACAGCAGTCAATGCTTCAACATTTATCCTTTAGAGCAGAATGGCTGCACTGCAGAGTGAGGATGGGGCTGGGAGAGAGCTTGAGAGAACTGACACAGAAGCACCAAAAGTGAGGAGGAACAGACTGAGTGAAGTCAGCTACactgtaagaatgtgtgtgtgtgtgtgtgtgtgtgtgtgttctcatttttctctgtttgtgttcttctgAATCTCTTCATCCCAAGGCTCCATCACCATCTGTTACATCAAACCCTTCACCTCACGCTCGCAGTCAGTCGGACCCAGCTGACAACAGCAcgcttcttcttcctcctcctcctccaacgACCACGACCACTACCACTGCTGATCCAAGTGGAGATACCGTTACTGTCACCGCTGCGTCAAATTCTGTGCCCGCCCCTGCAGTTTCTGACCCTCCTCCTGTCTCCCAGTTAGTTAAACTTTATCTTTTGTCTCCTTCTACTCGCACCTGAGCACTCAGCGTAGCACTGGGAGGAAACTACGTGGTATTTTGAGGGTTGCTGAGTTCGATGATGCTTCGCTGATGCAGCCGTGATGGAAATTTTTAACCTCTAACTGTGCTCCAGAGGCAAGGGGGGGGGTCTTTACATGCTTTGGACAGTGTTTCTTAAACTCTGCTATATGTAATTTCAAAACACATGGGTAAtatgtgttgtactgtgtatatATCTTTGTTTCTCTTGGTCTGACTTCTTTGATCTAATGTACTGAAATACCTGATGTATATTAGCATCCTAGTTTTATTCACACTATGTTCCTTCTCCAATGCCATGCACATGTCGAAGAGAGAGCCTTGACCATTTCCTCAGTCTGTGCTCTAGAAATAGACACatctccatgtttttttttcttt
It includes:
- the fmc1 gene encoding protein FMC1 homolog, with translation MAAMTSPLRICRGILKEIRALKGPEYKQTMAYNYVMDQFRKNQVTGARYCRAQREALHASHTYLCLLNSTRHHQELHNLYHGKGERSPEEVASLVGLRLPTQPGGKGWEK